A stretch of DNA from Vulpes lagopus strain Blue_001 chromosome 12, ASM1834538v1, whole genome shotgun sequence:
CACGCTTCTCACAGGTAGGAGCCATGGCTTTGTATTTTTCCACAAGCTTTACTCTTGGCACCCTCCATGGTGTTCTGCACATGGCTAATGGTCAGTGGGGCAAAGACTCCAGTGTTTGAATGAATCAACGAGCGGCTCTGACAGGCATTTGCAGAATGccttttatatacaaatttttctTACCCTCCCACCTGAAAGGGTATATATAGCTCATGGGGAAAAATGTATTATAGTTGCAGCTCACAGAATGACCAGCAAGTACTTCATTTGGCAAGTCAATTTTCTCTAGGGACACTGTCTACACAGTCCCACACCAAGCTggtaagaaacaaaataattctgaGTGATCGTCCCAGGCCTAAAACAGGCCTGAATACCCAGTGCTGTATCAGACGCCCACACATCTTTTAGTGGGTTGGATAGTTCATTGCACCTTTTGAAGAGCAGCTATGGAAATCTGAAacttataattaattaataaattaaaattttttaaaaaattaaaaaattttaaaaatttaaaaaaatttaaaaaagaaaaagaaaatctgaaactaCAAAAAAGACAGCTATCCTTACCATTAGACCACGAACATGTCCTCATTACACTTTTGAATTGTTAATCATTGTTACGTGACTGCTTACcctagagaaacaaaaactatGCAGGCACATTCAGGGAAATTTATTGCCAGTGTAGACACAGCAAAGAGACTTAAACATCTGTGAAATGTGGGCTGGTCTGAATTCTGATGGCAGACTTTGAAAGCTAAGATCTTGTTAGAAAATGAACCTCtcgggacacgtgggtggctcagcggttgggcgcttgccttcggctcaggttgtgatcctgggatctgggatggagtcccacatcgggctccctgcagggagcctacttctccctctgcctgtgtctctgcctctctctcatgtctgtgtctctcatgaataaataaataaatcttaaaaaaaaaaaaacctctctgtaaaacaaaacaaaacaaaacataacataaCAAAAAGGCCTCCAAGCCCAGCTCACttgatgaaaatatattacaCAGGACATGAGAAAGGCCAGTGTGCTCTATAGCCATGTGCAGGAAATGAGCCCATGGAGACCCGAGGGCAGGGGCAAGGGTATCCCAAAAATCCAACATGTGAACCAACAGGCCACTTTTGAACAGGCTCAAGTTAAGCAATCTGTCCAAAACAAAGTATCTGTTAACAAATTCCTTCAAATGGCTGCTCAGGTTAGGggcaaaaacattttaatgcatCTGACGCTGgaaccacacacagacacagcacAATGGTGACCGCCCGAAGGCAGCTTTGAAATGCTGCCCTCTTGACAAATGGTCTCCATTCTAATCATCTGTCTCTATCTGATCAGAAAAACGTTTCCACCACGTGAACTTCCACCTCTCCGTCAAACCAGGTCATTTTTACCTCTGCCCATTCCCTCAATTCAACTGCTTTCTTTTCAGGTTtctgtattagaaaaaaagagatttcccGTCTAGGTCTAGTGGCTGTGGCAATGCACAAAGTCCACCGTCATTTCCAGTTAGTCTCCTCTTGCTGAGTTGGCTTCAGATACCCCCCAAAAAGGATGAAGCTCCAAGACCCTAGCCGCAGCTCCAGTGAGCCTCCCAGTACCTGCAGATCCCCACCCCAGAAGCCTGGCTTACGTTAGTGGTGAAAGTGCGAGACAGGAGCGCCTCTCGCTGTCTCTCCTGCTGTTCCCTCGCGTATCGCCGATGCTGGAAGTTACTGAGAGCAGTCTGCAGATGCTGGACATCATACTTTAACTGGTCAACACGACTGGAATTAATGGAGAGAGAGATTACATTCCGGAAACTCAGGCAGCACACTTAGAGTAGCCAGGCTTTGCATTCAAGATGTTTCCTTACTTCTCCCTACATCACTGTGTGTTATCCCCGCTAAAATCATCTGATTTTGATCAAGGATATTGAAACTAAAAGCAGCAGCCTGTGGTCAAAGCAAGGTTGTAGCACACAAGATTCCAACAGCTTTACTTAAGCATCTGCTGGTCTCTGATTCTGGATGCATGACAGGGAACAGGTGACAGGAAGCAGGCTCAAAGACCTCTCCCTGACCTTCTATGGATTAGATCGCTTTCCAAGAAGCCCAAGGGCATCTTTTGAGTAAAGCATCAACAAAGTTTCATAAAACTTtagggagcaggggctggggtggaggtggtgaggggagtttcattttaattttatggggGAATATCAAACATTAGATCGGTAGTTCATTATAAACTGAAGTGAttaagggcaagatttcatttcaaCCCAAGAATGCAGCGGGAACCAAAGGGTAGGGCAAATCTCCCTGGCAGCAGCAGGATTCAAGTGGGCAATCTGGTCAGAAAAACAGTACTTGGAGGCAAAATTTTAGAATGACCCAATATAAAGAGATATGACGCTTCTGAGCCGCCAGCCTCACAGGCTTTTTATGTTGAGGAAGCATCCCTGAAGTGGAATTGTGCCCTTTAGGGACTTTGCCAGCTTTATCTTTACAGAGTCTCAGTTTTTCAATGTGTAAATGGATTTTCAGAATATTCGATAGCCTCCCCTGGGCTAGCTCTGATGGGCTGGGGGTGTCAGAGCACTCACAGTTTGGCATTCTGTCTTTTGTTAGGGGGCTCCTTGCTGGACAAAATCTCCAGACGCTCTAGATGGTTGAATATCTGGTCTATGCTTGCTTGGATTTCGTTTTCTACTActgcacaaaagagaaaaaagaataattgctGGAAAAGAGACAGTGAACTTAAATTAGAATGATACATTAAACACATCTTTTTTCCATATCcaataaattcaaagaaacacatttgaaaagggagaaaaatgcaAGTACCACTGAATAACAGGAAAAAATTCAAGTTACACTAAGTGACTCTGTAAACATTGTTCTAAatacatacacgcacacatatatGTAGCTGTTAAAGCCATGACaatgccaattttttaaaaagctagataAATCTGTAGAAATAAATTTCCTGcctttagaaatgaaatattttaagcgAAATGCAGTATCTTCTGAAACAGAACGAGGTCTCTTTTCCTTTGAGATTATTCTCAGATACAAGTTATAAATATCTAGTATAAAGGCTGCCAATTGAATTCCCTACAGTAAtgaggttaaaagaaaaaaaaaagcacaaaggggAAGATTAGTGTGTGAAACACAGAGAAGCGCTCCCTTAAGGCTTTCCATAATAATGGGCAAACTGACGTTGCAATCCCCAAAATAGACCAAATATCACTAGGAAAGGCCCAGGAAAGAATCCTCAGAGGTAAAGATATGATAAATACACTCATTTTCCTTATCCCTTTTGATAAACAGTCGAAATGACCTCCTTTCCATTTCTAATCGTGTGACAATGAGAACGCTGGGAAGGCAAACAGAGCCCATGGACACTGTGCACAAAAAAAGGGCACCCAGACTGCTTCTTGCTGAGTAAAGTCATGACAGCAGACAGTGATGTCACCGTCCTGGGCCAACCTACAGCTAACAAACACAGTTTAGATTAGAACAAGGTGGGCACAGAACCCAGAAAAGAGACACTTCTGAAGCTGCAGAAAGAAGGTACTAGTGGACTGAATACGGTGCACTCACAGCCAGGTAGGGAGTGAGGGGGTGGCCTCCACAGTGTGTGGGTAACCAGCGGTGCCCCTATGACCAGCTCTGGGACAGGACCTTTCCTTCTAACAGAGAagaaactacaaaacaaaaagcagtgcTCTTCTCCAAAGAAACTATGGTGTGGGAACTAAACCAATTAATATTGCTATTCGTTTCTGAATAATCCTCCTAAAGAGCCACAGTTCTCAGCTCAGAAGAAATGACCAATTCCAGTTAAATATCCCTGAAGTGGTATGGAGTACATTCCTCTAAGGGCTTGGTAATTAGATTAAGACAGATGGAGGAGAAGAACGTCCATTCCCATAGGGCCATGTCAGGTTGAGTGGAGGGGTAATGGGGGATAAGACTTGTGGGATTCCACAGGGTGCAATCAGGGAAGTCAGGGACTTTGCCAGAGGGTTTTTCTGTCCACCCCAACAACAGAACTCATTCTGCGCTGAATCATTAAACCCCTGAGGCAGAAATGTGGTCAGGAAACCCAGCCCATTAGCATCGTGTCATCAGAGAAAGGACTCTGGTCTCCATAGTTAATTACTCACAGTGCAGAGACTGCTTGTCTGCCGTCTCCAGGCGTGCCATGTGAGACTGGATCTCATGGACCTGCCtatcaaaggaagagagaggaaatgagtgagACAGGAGTAATCAACAGTGCTTCGGTCAGGAAAGACACGTTTTCTGATGCCAACATGTAACTGATTTAAATTGACAGCATCACTGAACTGTAAAATTTGTAAGTGGCACTTTAGGCCACATGTTTTGGCATGATTTCTAACATTTTAACATGAACATGAATAATAATACCGACAGGcagcatttattgagcccttGCCACATATCAGACATCCTGCAAAGTCAATGACCCCATGAGGAAAGTACCATTATCATCTTCGTTTTATAAATAAGACGACTGTAGTGCAGAAAGGTTATGTagcttgttcaaggtcacacagcaagtgatAAACCCCAATCTGGACCCAGCCAATCCCACTCTCTGTTCTTTGACCCAATGTGCCGAGCGCTGGTCTGTACTAGGGAGGGCCAAAGGGCAGGACAGATATAATCCTTGTCCTTGAGAAACAATGTAATTAGGAATGACAGGCCAGAGAGACATGAGAAGTCCCAAGAAGATTTGAGGGAGCACTAATACATATAAgtctaaacaaaaagaaagctgaggaacTGTGCCTGGTGGTGCCAAGCAAAGGCAAGCACACAGGAGAGTAAGCTGGAGGGAACAGGTGGGGTGAAGGCAGTTCTGAAGATCATTTTGAAGACATGATCTACTGagggaagagatgaagaaaatggtACCCAAAGAGGCATGTCAGGTGGATTACCATCAGGCTCGCCGGCCTGGAAGGGATTTGGGGTCAGAGGGGAGAAGGGATGAGGCTATCAGTTGGAGATGATCAGAGAAGGTCCTGAAAGATAGAGATCTCCTGTTTGGTAAACATCTTTCCCCAGCAATACCAGGTGATTGCTATCTCTTTTGGAAATGCAACACTGTACCCTGGACCTCTGGTACAATCCCAGACATCAGGCCCTGGAGCACTCTCCAGAGGCTCCCCTGGGCTTGGCCAAGGTTACCCTCGGAGCCCTTCCTGTCAGGCCTGTGTGATCAGTACTGAATACTGCCTCTGTTGCCCCCAACAACTGCCTCCTAGTGTGTCTGGTCTTTCCATAGTAGAGGCACATGGGAGGAGTCTGCTGAGCTCTTCTATCACCTCCAACCCTTGAAAGATTAGCAGCCATCCTCCACCATGAGCACCAACTGTGAACCCAAATTTACTAATGCAAGCCAGGAGTCCAAAGTTGGTTTCAACCTCTCGTCTTTTCCCAGGGCTTTCCTGAAACCTCTAAATAGGACCCATGGCACCAGAAGCAAGGCCAGCTCTCTAATGACCCTGAGTGCGCCTGGGTGAGACGCATGGCCCTAAGAGGAAACTAGAAATCACTACTAGAGATGGAGAGACCAGACTGCTACTCCAGTCAGGTAAGTCCTGAGAGTTTAGAATGAGGGCACATGAGATTTGGAAGCAGATACAGGAATACAGCTTGACTTAAGCAACATCTGGATCAGGGTTACCATAGGAACAGCAGTAGAGGACCGCATGGCAACGCTGATGGAAAGGAGAATTAGGATTTCACAGAAGGCCTGAACATAGGCAGTGAGGCAAATTTTCAGTGGTAGCTTCATAGAGCAAATCTGAAAATTAGCAGCATCACTGACAGGAATGGAACATAATACAAAAAGGGGTTGGGGGCAGAGAGTATCCAAGACAACTCTGAATTTCAAAGTATGAGACCTGTCCCACCTGCTATTAAcacttattacaaagctataataacagggggatctgggtggctcagtagttgagtgtctgccttctgctcagatcgtgatcccagggtcctgggatcaagtcctgaatcaggctccccacaagcagcctgcttctccctctgcctatgtctctgacagtctctctgtgtctctcatgaataaatattaaaaataaaaacaacccaccaaagccataataataaaaacaatatggtAGCAGTACAGAGACAGACAGACGAACCCTGACCCCAACCCTGACCAAGAAGCAAAGAATAGGGCTAGCTAGAAAGAGCTCTCCATGTTTGGGAACTCAATGACATAAATGAGTGGAAAAAAGAAGGTACTAGAGTCAATGCCAAAGGCTCATTTTGTTACCCATATAGCAGACGATATCTCacataatacacaaaaataaactccagatgGTTTAAAGCCCAAATGGAAAAAG
This window harbors:
- the GOSR2 gene encoding Golgi SNAP receptor complex member 2 isoform X3, giving the protein MRSSLTWHAWRRQTSSLCTQLFFFLFCAVVENEIQASIDQIFNHLERLEILSSKEPPNKRQNAKLRVDQLKYDVQHLQTALSNFQHRRYAREQQERQREALLSRTFTTNDSDTTIPMDDSLQFNSSLQKIHHGMDDLIGGGHSILEGLRAQRLTLKGTQKKILDIANMLGLSNTVMRLIEKRAFQDKYFMIGGMLLTCVLMFLVVQYLT
- the GOSR2 gene encoding Golgi SNAP receptor complex member 2 isoform X5; protein product: MEPLYQQTHKQVHEIQSHMARLETADKQSLHLENEIQASIDQIFNHLERLEILSSKEPPNKRQNAKLRVDQLKYDVQHLQTALSNFQHRRYAREQQERQREALLSRTFTTNGTQKKILDIANMLGLSNTVMRLIEKRAFQDKYFMIGGMLLTCVLMFLVVQYLT
- the GOSR2 gene encoding Golgi SNAP receptor complex member 2 isoform X4; the protein is MEPLYQQTHKQVHEIQSHMARLETADKQSLHLVENEIQASIDQIFNHLERLEILSSKEPPNKRQNAKLRVDQLKYDVQHLQTALSNFQHRRYAREQQERQREALLSRTFTTNGTQKKILDIANMLGLSNTVMRLIEKRAFQDKYFMIGGMLLTCVLMFLVVQYLT